The nucleotide sequence GGTTTCAGCCTGCATTTTTCAGGACGAACTACTTAATTCTTCCCTTTCATTAAAACAAAGATAGCATTCAAGGCCAATAGATTCGGCCAGAAACGTACAATTTCTTTTTCTCCAAGATAATGGGCTTCCTCTATCAGGATGTTTTTCTCCGCACAAAAAGCTCTGAAATCCGTAATGCTTAAAAAACGCACGTTGGGCGTATCAAACCATAGATACGGCAATGATTCCGTAATAGGTGACCTGCCCTGAAAAAACAGCATGATCCTCGATTTGATATAGGCGAAGTTGGGAAATCCGACAATGACCTTGCTGCCGATGCGCAGGGCCTCCTGGATGACACAATCCACTTTTCTTACTTCCTGCATGCTCTGGTTCAGAATCACGTAATCGAAGGAATGATCCGGATATTCCCGCAAGCTGTGCTCAATGTCATCGTGAAAAACACTTAAGCCCTTCTTGACACACTCCTGAATGGCCTTAGCATTCAGTTCTATACCCTGGGCCCGGACCTGTTTATCCCGGACGAGGGGATACAGGAGATCGCCTTCGCCGCATCCCAGGTCAAGAACCCGGGAGTTATGCTCAATGATCGAATATATGATACGGTGATCCAGACGAATATCTTCAGATGACATAACTGCTCACCACCATGTACCCGTTGAAGGTCTTGTCCAAAAAATGTTTGATCAGGGTTGTCTGCTCTTCAACCTCTACTAAAAAGGCATCATGGCCGTAAGTGGAGTTCAATTCGCAGTATGTTGCATCCACGTGTCTCCTTTTCAACAGACGAACTATCTCCTGCGACTGGTAGGACGGATAGAGCCAGTCCGACTTAAAGGAAATGATCAGGAAGCGCGTGTTGATTTCCTTTCCGTGTGGAATGAGTCTTCCCCCCGACAGATCAAAGTAATCTATCGCTTTTGTAATATGGAGATAGGAATTGGCATCGAAGCGTTTCACAAAGTTCGCCCCCCGGTAGTGCAGATAACCCTCCACTTCAAAATCAGGGTCAAATCCGAAACTGAACCTGCCGCTCTTCAACCGCCGGGAAAATTTCTCTTCCATGGACTGATCACTCATGAAGGTGATGTGCCCGATCATGCGGGCCACTGCCAGCCCCTTCTCCGGCTGGCCATACTCGTAATAGTTTCCCTCGCGCCAGGCAGGATCAGCCATGATAGACAGCCGGATAACTTCGTTGAAGGCAATCTGCTGGGGA is from Deltaproteobacteria bacterium and encodes:
- the metW gene encoding methionine biosynthesis protein MetW yields the protein MSSEDIRLDHRIIYSIIEHNSRVLDLGCGEGDLLYPLVRDKQVRAQGIELNAKAIQECVKKGLSVFHDDIEHSLREYPDHSFDYVILNQSMQEVRKVDCVIQEALRIGSKVIVGFPNFAYIKSRIMLFFQGRSPITESLPYLWFDTPNVRFLSITDFRAFCAEKNILIEEAHYLGEKEIVRFWPNLLALNAIFVLMKGKN
- a CDS encoding homoserine O-acetyltransferase; protein product: MSEIIKETIKSSSIGVVETQYYTYAEQGKEHKLESGETLGPITLAYETYGMLNADKSNAILALHALSGDAHAAGVHRGQDNTGWWDDMIGPGKAFDTDRYFVICSNVIGGCKGSTGPSSINPATGKPYALDFPFITIADMVHAQRHLIDFLGIDRLLCVAGGSMGGMQVLQWVASYPERVRSAIPIATALKHSPQQIAFNEVIRLSIMADPAWREGNYYEYGQPEKGLAVARMIGHITFMSDQSMEEKFSRRLKSGRFSFGFDPDFEVEGYLHYRGANFVKRFDANSYLHITKAIDYFDLSGGRLIPHGKEINTRFLIISFKSDWLYPSYQSQEIVRLLKRRHVDATYCELNSTYGHDAFLVEVEEQTTLIKHFLDKTFNGYMVVSSYVI